A window of Fluoribacter dumoffii NY 23 contains these coding sequences:
- a CDS encoding anti-phage deoxyguanosine triphosphatase, with the protein MWTHRRSGQTNQRGNLDHRDPYERDRTRVIHCPAFRRLQRKTQILGTDEGDFHRTRLTHSLEVDSIGRSIVHNLLMNQDKHIGLTGLLPNDDLISVICLLHDIGHPPFGHGGEVALNFMMRNYGGFEANGQTLRLLTKVESSYGTYGLDLTRRALLGILKYPVKHSSVVAPKQPPVHESIHKTIKITDWLPPKAYFDCEQPEIDWLLSPFSDKDRELFQSLSQMPRETKSGKSAYHSFDCSIMDIADDIAYGVHDLEDAIHLRLINGSHLDTPEFRQLLSNTQLGNRTNQIIDSLFSHDLYSRKQTIGEMVNYFITSTQIITTHEEFENNLLKFNLALIPEANALLNYLKKCIFNNVIDSQEARTFEYGGQTVVLRLFDAISSNPGSLLDNKNRVLFKQAKDDADAYRIVCDYLANMTDEYAYRMHERLFGFNTRTIFERL; encoded by the coding sequence ATGTGGACACATCGACGTTCTGGACAAACAAACCAAAGAGGAAATCTGGATCATCGGGATCCTTATGAGCGTGATCGGACCCGTGTAATCCACTGCCCGGCATTTAGGCGGCTGCAAAGAAAAACACAAATTTTAGGTACTGATGAAGGGGATTTTCACCGCACACGCCTCACTCATTCGCTCGAGGTCGACTCAATTGGGCGCAGCATTGTCCACAATCTCTTGATGAATCAAGACAAGCATATTGGCTTAACGGGGTTATTGCCCAATGATGATTTAATTTCCGTAATTTGTTTGCTGCATGATATTGGTCACCCTCCTTTTGGTCACGGCGGTGAAGTGGCGCTCAACTTCATGATGCGAAATTATGGGGGGTTTGAAGCGAATGGACAAACACTCCGACTTTTAACCAAAGTTGAAAGCAGTTATGGGACCTATGGACTTGATTTAACCCGACGGGCACTGCTTGGCATTTTAAAATATCCGGTAAAACACTCCAGTGTTGTCGCCCCCAAACAACCTCCTGTCCATGAATCCATTCATAAAACCATCAAGATCACTGATTGGTTACCACCTAAAGCGTATTTTGATTGCGAACAACCTGAGATTGATTGGTTATTATCTCCTTTTTCGGATAAAGACAGAGAATTATTTCAATCCTTATCGCAGATGCCACGCGAAACCAAATCAGGAAAATCAGCATACCATAGTTTTGATTGTTCTATTATGGATATAGCCGATGATATTGCCTACGGAGTCCATGATCTCGAGGATGCCATTCATTTACGCCTCATCAATGGCTCTCACCTGGATACGCCTGAATTCAGACAATTATTAAGCAATACTCAGTTAGGCAATCGAACAAATCAAATAATCGATTCACTATTTTCTCACGATCTCTACTCAAGAAAACAAACTATTGGAGAAATGGTGAATTATTTCATTACTTCGACGCAAATCATCACAACCCATGAAGAATTTGAAAATAATTTACTCAAATTCAATTTGGCACTTATTCCTGAAGCAAACGCTTTGCTAAATTATTTAAAAAAATGCATCTTTAATAACGTTATTGATTCCCAGGAAGCCCGCACTTTTGAGTATGGCGGACAAACGGTGGTGCTCAGGCTCTTTGATGCCATTAGCTCAAACCCTGGCAGCTTACTGGATAATAAAAACAGGGTTTTATTCAAACAAGCTAAAGATGATGCTGACGCCTATCGGATTGTTTGCGATTATCTCGCCAATATGACTGATGAATACGCCTATAGAATGCATGAGCGGTTATTCGGGTTTAATACAAGAACCATTTTCGAAAGGCTTTAA
- a CDS encoding SPOR domain-containing protein encodes MNKKINLALLLLSALVMSSCTKDDNYLSYPAYSYMDITEPYSINNNTMVNYDYRYQQRQEVRVPDSYHVGELHSPVSFKDRDEVWVNKQNPQGYTIELTEGEKASQVAQVLYKTPKNDRVAQVKYDRDGKTRYKGVYGTYSTAEEAQKALNSLPPEIKSGASVVNWSSVQQ; translated from the coding sequence ATGAATAAAAAAATAAACCTCGCGCTTCTGCTTCTTAGTGCTCTTGTGATGTCTTCCTGTACAAAAGACGATAATTACCTCTCCTATCCAGCTTATTCATACATGGACATCACAGAGCCTTATTCCATAAATAACAACACGATGGTTAATTATGATTATCGATATCAGCAAAGACAGGAAGTAAGGGTTCCAGATTCCTATCATGTAGGAGAATTACATTCTCCTGTTTCTTTTAAAGACAGGGATGAAGTGTGGGTAAATAAACAAAACCCCCAAGGCTATACTATAGAGTTGACGGAAGGGGAGAAAGCATCTCAAGTTGCCCAAGTACTTTATAAAACCCCTAAGAATGATCGTGTAGCCCAAGTAAAATATGACAGAGATGGAAAAACACGCTACAAAGGTGTTTACGGAACCTACAGTACTGCTGAAGAAGCGCAAAAAGCATTAAATTCGTTACCTCCCGAAATAAAAAGTGGGGCATCAGTGGTTAACTGGAGTAGCGTCCAACAGTAG
- a CDS encoding zinc-dependent alcohol dehydrogenase family protein — MSQTSVKIVRFHETGGAEVLKLEKEPLPEPLKGEVRLRVHAIGLNRAEVMFRTGKYLVQPHFPSKIGYEASGIVEAVGPDVDKKIIGKKFSTVPCFDLGKYGVYGEVAIVPAFALAAYPEKLSYEEGTSIWMQYLTAYGALVHYGKLSKNDYVLITAASSSVGIAAIQTARAQGAISIVTTRTSKKKKELLALGADHVIVTNEENLVDRVNEITQHAGVKIVFDPIAGKGIELLAETLAPGGTLFVYGNLSLEPITPFPLFAALNKGISVRGYTLFEISSQPEIRREAEKYIYNHLQNGSFHPQIAQTFSLSDIVDAHRYMESNEQIGKIVVTP; from the coding sequence ATGTCTCAAACATCAGTCAAAATTGTTCGCTTTCATGAAACTGGCGGAGCAGAGGTATTAAAGCTTGAAAAGGAACCTTTGCCAGAACCCCTAAAAGGAGAAGTTCGCTTACGGGTTCACGCGATTGGATTAAATCGGGCTGAAGTTATGTTTCGCACTGGAAAATATCTGGTACAACCGCATTTTCCCTCCAAAATTGGTTATGAAGCCTCCGGTATAGTAGAAGCGGTGGGGCCTGATGTAGATAAAAAAATAATTGGCAAGAAATTCAGCACCGTACCTTGTTTTGATTTAGGTAAATACGGTGTTTATGGAGAAGTTGCTATTGTCCCTGCTTTTGCGCTTGCAGCATATCCTGAGAAACTATCCTATGAAGAAGGAACTTCAATCTGGATGCAATACTTAACTGCCTATGGGGCTCTGGTTCATTACGGAAAGCTTTCTAAAAATGATTATGTTTTAATTACTGCGGCAAGCAGCAGTGTTGGGATAGCAGCAATTCAAACTGCTCGTGCTCAAGGAGCTATCAGTATTGTTACTACTCGTACCTCCAAGAAAAAGAAAGAGTTACTCGCTTTAGGCGCCGATCATGTCATTGTAACTAATGAAGAAAATCTTGTTGACCGCGTCAATGAAATTACTCAACATGCAGGGGTAAAGATTGTTTTTGATCCCATAGCCGGCAAAGGCATTGAGCTCCTGGCAGAAACACTTGCTCCCGGCGGAACCCTTTTTGTATATGGAAACCTGTCTCTTGAGCCGATTACACCCTTTCCACTTTTTGCCGCCTTAAACAAAGGAATCTCGGTTCGGGGTTATACGCTCTTTGAAATTTCTTCTCAACCGGAAATACGCAGGGAAGCTGAGAAATATATATATAACCATTTACAAAATGGGTCCTTTCACCCTCAAATTGCTCAAACCTTTTCTTTGAGCGATATAGTTGACGCACATAGATACATGGAGTCAAACGAACAAATCGGTAAGATTGTAGTAACACCTTAA
- the lspM gene encoding GspM family type II secretion system protein LspM: protein MKAYLSSLNEREKWMLIGTGICLFLYVYYLFLYTPLSQRVNQKSTQLVEKTATLEWMKRIRQQSHVKQTKKQILDNSQLLTTLATKLKNDPALKFPYQMQQTGSGDIQLSFDAVAFDLFIHWLEKINQNYAITVKQFEADRLKTSGITRLMILISAASKNP from the coding sequence GTGAAAGCCTACCTAAGTTCACTCAATGAACGAGAAAAATGGATGTTGATTGGAACAGGGATATGCCTTTTCCTTTATGTGTATTATTTATTCTTATACACTCCGTTAAGTCAACGGGTTAACCAGAAATCCACCCAATTAGTTGAAAAAACAGCTACCCTTGAATGGATGAAAAGAATAAGACAACAAAGTCATGTGAAACAAACGAAAAAACAAATCCTGGATAATAGTCAATTGCTTACTACGCTAGCTACGAAACTAAAAAACGATCCGGCATTAAAATTTCCTTATCAGATGCAACAGACCGGCTCAGGAGATATTCAGCTTTCTTTTGATGCTGTTGCTTTTGATTTATTTATTCATTGGCTGGAAAAAATAAATCAAAACTATGCGATAACAGTGAAACAATTTGAAGCAGACCGCTTAAAAACTTCCGGCATAACACGCTTAATGATTTTGATCAGTGCTGCTTCTAAAAACCCTTAG
- the gspL gene encoding type II secretion system protein GspL — MDTLFLFVKNIDEAGCFCLKMNADGAVISPPALRSFVEIKTLQNDCNTLVIETCEHATLLNLELSWLPERKARVAIPYALEDKLAQPVDELHFAFDKTRYQNNQYLVTVISKQRIRYLMQCLNEQDIAFSGITVDWFALAPEELCICGTTLLINTDEFKGALSGDLAHIYLKSHPQHQPLLFEDSSIPADFNLTKRQETSYEWIAQRILKSKLMNLCQGEMQHGYKNDLLKKGYQLSIVLFCIWLLSLLVVNWIKLHQLNKETQKIDEQTAVIYHEFFPDAKQVISPKFRITQLLKSNNAEEQNRFWFLLNQFSKVMKNDHHTLEQLRYQNKTLSVTLVSTDFTSLEELENELKKLQLKVKQTQASTREQQVVATLELT, encoded by the coding sequence ATGGATACCCTTTTTCTTTTTGTAAAAAATATAGATGAGGCAGGATGTTTCTGCCTCAAAATGAATGCTGATGGAGCAGTAATTAGTCCACCTGCACTACGAAGTTTTGTTGAAATTAAAACCTTACAAAATGACTGCAACACCTTAGTAATTGAAACATGTGAACATGCCACCCTTCTCAATCTTGAGCTTTCATGGCTTCCTGAGAGAAAAGCACGGGTTGCAATTCCTTATGCTTTAGAAGATAAATTAGCCCAGCCCGTAGATGAACTTCATTTTGCATTTGATAAAACTCGCTATCAGAACAATCAATATCTGGTTACAGTAATTAGCAAACAGCGAATTCGCTATCTGATGCAATGCCTCAATGAACAAGATATTGCTTTTTCCGGGATTACTGTAGACTGGTTTGCCTTGGCACCTGAGGAACTATGCATCTGCGGAACAACTTTATTGATTAATACAGATGAGTTCAAAGGCGCCCTTTCCGGGGATTTAGCTCATATTTACCTAAAAAGCCATCCGCAACATCAACCTTTGCTTTTTGAAGACAGTTCAATCCCTGCAGACTTTAACTTGACCAAAAGACAGGAAACGTCCTATGAATGGATTGCACAAAGAATACTAAAGTCGAAATTAATGAACCTCTGTCAGGGGGAAATGCAACATGGATATAAAAACGATTTACTAAAAAAGGGATACCAGCTAAGCATCGTTCTGTTTTGTATCTGGTTACTCTCACTCCTTGTCGTTAATTGGATTAAATTGCATCAGTTAAATAAAGAAACCCAGAAAATTGATGAACAAACAGCAGTGATTTATCATGAGTTTTTCCCTGATGCAAAACAAGTAATCAGCCCTAAATTTCGTATTACACAACTATTAAAAAGCAATAATGCAGAGGAGCAAAATCGTTTCTGGTTCTTACTTAATCAATTTTCTAAAGTAATGAAAAATGATCACCATACCCTGGAGCAATTACGTTACCAGAACAAAACTTTATCTGTCACCCTGGTGAGTACGGATTTTACCAGTTTGGAAGAATTGGAAAATGAATTGAAAAAACTACAATTAAAAGTGAAACAAACCCAGGCCTCAACGCGTGAGCAACAAGTTGTGGCCACTTTGGAGTTAACGTGA
- the mltB gene encoding lytic murein transglycosylase B, with the protein MQRIPGLGFIAIILLLFSFSTYSDNAFTQRKDVQLFIQSMVKEHHFNARELTAIMNQVVIRPDIIESMEKPYEKKNWDVYRDIFLTPARLKGGLDYWAANRQALEKAQKKYGVPPEIIVAILGVETLYGERQGEHRVLDALATLAFNYPKRAPYFTRELKEYLLLCREHGVPATQFKGSYAGAIGQPQFMPSSYRNFAVDFNNKGKRDIVSDNADSIGSIANYFHHHGWKTNDGVAQNAKIVGTRYKRIQVNPKKPNYYYSQLVAHGVKPITAAHNHPSRAALIELVTANGNEYWIAYHNFFVITRYNSSPQYALVVYLLSQQLKQQWTAMNTKKHRAYA; encoded by the coding sequence ATGCAACGAATTCCAGGCTTGGGGTTTATAGCAATAATACTACTGCTTTTTTCATTCTCAACTTATTCTGATAACGCATTTACACAAAGAAAAGATGTGCAATTATTTATCCAAAGCATGGTTAAGGAACATCATTTTAATGCCAGAGAACTCACAGCAATAATGAATCAGGTAGTTATTCGACCTGATATTATCGAATCAATGGAAAAGCCTTATGAAAAGAAAAATTGGGATGTTTATAGAGATATATTTCTAACTCCTGCTCGCTTAAAAGGTGGACTGGACTATTGGGCGGCTAACAGGCAAGCATTAGAAAAAGCCCAAAAAAAATATGGAGTTCCTCCTGAAATTATTGTAGCGATTCTCGGCGTTGAAACTTTATATGGAGAGCGGCAAGGCGAGCATCGAGTTCTTGATGCATTAGCCACTCTCGCCTTCAACTATCCAAAACGTGCACCTTATTTCACGAGAGAATTAAAAGAATATCTGCTTCTTTGCCGCGAACATGGAGTCCCTGCAACCCAATTCAAAGGATCATACGCAGGTGCTATAGGTCAACCACAGTTTATGCCCAGCAGTTATCGTAATTTTGCGGTTGATTTTAACAATAAAGGAAAACGCGATATTGTAAGTGATAATGCTGATTCTATAGGAAGTATTGCCAATTACTTCCACCACCATGGTTGGAAAACAAATGATGGAGTTGCCCAGAATGCTAAAATAGTAGGAACACGCTATAAAAGAATTCAGGTAAATCCCAAAAAACCTAATTATTACTATTCACAATTGGTTGCCCATGGAGTTAAACCGATAACCGCAGCGCATAACCACCCTTCCCGAGCGGCTTTGATTGAACTGGTAACTGCCAACGGAAATGAATACTGGATTGCCTACCACAACTTTTTTGTAATAACCCGCTACAACTCGAGTCCTCAATATGCCCTTGTGGTTTATCTGTTGTCACAACAATTAAAACAACAGTGGACTGCCATGAACACTAAAAAACATAGAGCTTATGCTTAG
- the lepA gene encoding translation elongation factor 4, translating into MSDLKRIRNFSIIAHIDHGKSTLADRFIQICGGLSEREMSAQVLDSMDIERERGITIKAQCVSLNYTAKDGKSYLLNFIDTPGHVDFSYEVSRSLAACEGAILVVDAAQGVEAQTVAVCYTAIDQSLAVLPVLNKIDLPQAEPERVISEIEDIIGLDAHEAIRVSAKSGLGVEDVLEALVTRIPPPKGDINEPLQALIIDSWFDSYLGVVSLVRIVNGSIRKGDKMRVMSTGRSYEVDQVGIFTPKRTKLDMLNAGEVGYVVAGIKEIQGAPVGDTLTLEKIPAEKPLPGFQRVKPQVYAGLFPVSSDDFEAFREALAKLSLNDASLFYEPESSEALGFGFRCGFLGMLHMEIVQERLEREYNLDLISTAPTVVYQILTQKGETMLIDNPSLLPPLPQIKEMYEPIVRANILVPQDYLGSIISLCVERRGVQVNMTYSGRQVSVTYDIPMSEVVSDFFDRLKSVSRGYASLDYNFLRFQEADLVKMDILINSERVDALSVIVHRSSAHSRGKLIAEKMRDLIPRQMFDVAIQAALGSHIIARQTVKALRKNVTAKCYGGDVTRKRKLLEKQKAGKKRMKQVGHVEIPQEAFMAVFQTDKKK; encoded by the coding sequence TTGAGTGATTTAAAGCGAATTCGTAACTTTTCCATCATTGCCCATATTGATCATGGTAAATCTACCTTGGCAGATCGATTCATCCAGATTTGTGGCGGTTTAAGCGAGCGTGAGATGAGTGCTCAGGTTCTTGATTCTATGGATATAGAACGAGAAAGAGGGATCACTATTAAAGCTCAGTGTGTTTCTTTAAATTATACTGCAAAAGATGGCAAGAGCTATCTCTTGAACTTCATTGATACACCGGGACATGTCGATTTCAGCTACGAGGTATCGCGCTCCCTGGCTGCTTGTGAAGGGGCAATCCTCGTTGTTGATGCGGCTCAGGGTGTGGAAGCACAGACGGTGGCAGTTTGTTACACCGCTATTGATCAATCCCTGGCTGTTTTGCCAGTGCTTAATAAAATTGACTTGCCGCAAGCCGAGCCTGAGCGTGTTATATCAGAAATTGAAGACATTATTGGCCTTGATGCCCATGAAGCAATAAGAGTCAGTGCAAAAAGCGGCTTGGGTGTCGAAGATGTACTTGAGGCTCTGGTAACCCGTATTCCTCCGCCAAAAGGTGATATTAATGAACCATTACAGGCTTTGATCATTGATTCATGGTTTGACAGCTATCTTGGCGTTGTTTCTTTGGTGCGTATCGTAAATGGTTCCATACGTAAAGGGGACAAGATGAGAGTAATGTCTACCGGTCGTTCCTATGAGGTCGATCAGGTAGGTATATTCACTCCCAAACGCACCAAACTCGACATGCTCAATGCGGGGGAAGTAGGTTATGTGGTAGCTGGGATTAAAGAAATTCAGGGTGCTCCAGTTGGAGATACGCTTACCCTGGAAAAGATTCCTGCGGAAAAACCCTTACCCGGGTTTCAACGCGTCAAGCCGCAAGTCTATGCGGGTTTATTCCCAGTAAGCTCTGATGATTTTGAAGCATTCCGTGAAGCTTTAGCTAAATTAAGCCTGAATGACGCTTCTTTATTTTACGAACCCGAATCTTCTGAAGCCTTGGGATTTGGTTTCCGATGTGGTTTCCTGGGCATGCTGCATATGGAAATCGTTCAAGAGCGTCTTGAAAGGGAATATAATCTTGATCTGATTTCGACCGCACCTACTGTGGTTTATCAAATTTTAACCCAGAAAGGCGAGACGATGTTAATCGATAATCCGTCCCTTCTTCCGCCGCTTCCACAAATTAAAGAAATGTATGAACCCATTGTGAGGGCAAACATCCTTGTACCCCAAGATTATTTGGGTTCTATCATCAGTTTATGCGTCGAGCGGCGTGGTGTTCAGGTGAATATGACTTATAGCGGCCGTCAGGTTTCAGTAACCTATGACATTCCCATGAGTGAAGTGGTATCTGATTTTTTTGACCGATTGAAATCAGTGAGTCGTGGATATGCTTCCTTGGATTATAATTTTTTACGTTTCCAGGAAGCTGATTTGGTTAAAATGGATATTTTGATAAACAGTGAGCGAGTTGATGCGCTCTCCGTAATTGTCCATCGTTCCTCTGCACACAGCCGTGGAAAATTAATCGCTGAGAAAATGCGTGATTTGATTCCAAGGCAAATGTTTGATGTGGCAATCCAGGCGGCTTTGGGAAGTCATATTATTGCCCGACAAACAGTAAAAGCTTTACGAAAGAATGTTACTGCAAAATGTTATGGTGGTGACGTGACACGAAAACGCAAATTGTTGGAGAAACAAAAGGCGGGTAAGAAGCGTATGAAACAAGTGGGGCATGTAGAAATTCCCCAGGAAGCATTTATGGCTGTGTTTCAGACAGATAAAAAGAAATAA
- the lepB gene encoding signal peptidase I → MNFALILVVLSFISGLIYLLDVLFWAKKRSQDEKPTRIIEYSRSFFPVFFIVLILRSFLIEPFRIPSGSLEPTLLVGDFVAVNKFIYGLRLPVWEKKIIPISDPKTGEVAVFRWPPDPSFDYIKRVIGVPGDKVSYHNKVLTINGKEAKQTFVEYTIDESSGKAVTKYKEDLNGRVHDIFIRTDVPAVDFDIVVPEGSYFMMGDNRDDSADSRFWGFVPESYLRGKAFLVWMSWNGKTDNVRWSKIGKLIP, encoded by the coding sequence ATGAATTTTGCTTTAATATTGGTTGTCCTGTCTTTTATCAGTGGGTTAATTTACCTGTTAGATGTTCTTTTCTGGGCAAAAAAACGCTCACAGGATGAAAAACCTACCCGGATTATTGAATATTCACGTTCTTTCTTTCCTGTTTTTTTCATTGTCTTAATCTTGCGTTCATTTCTGATTGAACCTTTCCGCATACCCTCAGGTTCCCTGGAGCCTACATTACTGGTCGGAGATTTTGTAGCTGTAAACAAGTTTATTTATGGTCTAAGACTTCCAGTTTGGGAAAAGAAAATAATACCCATTTCAGATCCTAAAACAGGGGAGGTTGCTGTTTTTCGCTGGCCGCCAGATCCTTCCTTTGATTACATTAAAAGGGTTATAGGGGTTCCAGGCGATAAAGTGAGCTATCATAATAAAGTACTCACAATCAATGGAAAAGAAGCCAAGCAAACTTTTGTTGAATACACGATTGATGAGAGTTCCGGAAAAGCGGTAACCAAATATAAAGAAGATTTAAATGGAAGGGTGCATGATATTTTCATCAGAACAGATGTTCCCGCTGTAGATTTTGATATTGTAGTCCCGGAAGGAAGTTACTTTATGATGGGCGATAACCGCGATGACAGTGCCGATAGCCGATTCTGGGGTTTTGTACCTGAGTCCTATTTGAGAGGCAAGGCCTTTTTGGTGTGGATGAGTTGGAATGGTAAAACAGATAATGTACGCTGGTCTAAAATAGGGAAATTGATCCCTTAA
- a CDS encoding DUF4845 domain-containing protein, with protein MLKQKGMTFIGTLFTVVVLIMAAVVIMRIIPVYLQYYSVLQSVKGLNSIPPSSLTGDPVTDINVLKSTLDKRLDINGVPSLKENQLSIEPKGSHKFRVKLKYQVIKPLVYNMSLLFDFDHTEEVVAGSES; from the coding sequence ATGCTAAAACAGAAAGGGATGACATTTATAGGGACATTATTTACTGTCGTTGTTCTTATAATGGCTGCTGTTGTGATAATGCGTATTATTCCAGTTTATTTGCAATATTACTCAGTGCTGCAGTCGGTCAAAGGATTAAATTCGATTCCTCCATCTTCGTTAACCGGTGATCCGGTTACAGATATTAACGTTTTGAAGAGTACCCTTGATAAGCGTCTTGATATTAATGGGGTACCGAGTTTGAAAGAGAATCAATTAAGTATCGAACCAAAAGGTTCTCATAAATTTAGAGTGAAATTGAAATATCAGGTTATCAAGCCTTTGGTATACAATATGAGCTTATTATTTGATTTTGATCATACTGAAGAGGTTGTGGCAGGCAGTGAAAGTTGA
- the rnc gene encoding ribonuclease III produces MKVDLERLCRRLNYQFKKIAYLKQALTHCSAGSENYERFEFLGDSILSFVIANELFHRFPMQSEGQLSRLRSFLVRGEMLVELAKEIELGDFLYLGQGELKSGGFRRASILSDAMEAVFAAIFLDGGIGPAKEVILSLYQSRLEDSNLNDCLKDSKTQLQEYLQAEKIALPEYTLTKIEGDEHNQIFYITCTVNGAKHKTFGQGSNRRKAEQLAAKAMLEQLRSR; encoded by the coding sequence GTGAAAGTTGATTTAGAAAGATTATGCAGGCGATTAAATTATCAATTTAAAAAAATTGCCTATCTCAAGCAAGCCTTGACTCATTGCAGTGCTGGTAGTGAAAACTATGAGCGTTTTGAGTTTTTAGGCGATTCCATATTGAGCTTTGTAATTGCTAATGAACTTTTTCACCGATTTCCAATGCAGAGCGAAGGTCAATTAAGCCGTTTGCGTTCCTTTTTGGTTCGGGGTGAGATGCTGGTGGAGTTAGCTAAAGAAATTGAGTTGGGTGATTTTCTTTATTTGGGTCAAGGCGAGCTTAAGAGTGGTGGGTTTCGTCGGGCTTCAATTCTCTCTGACGCGATGGAAGCTGTTTTCGCAGCCATTTTTCTTGATGGGGGTATCGGGCCTGCAAAAGAAGTTATTTTAAGTTTGTATCAATCCAGGCTTGAAGATTCCAATTTAAATGATTGTTTAAAAGATTCCAAAACTCAATTACAAGAATACCTCCAGGCTGAGAAAATTGCTCTTCCAGAATATACTTTGACTAAGATTGAAGGTGATGAACACAATCAAATATTTTACATCACCTGCACGGTCAATGGTGCCAAGCATAAAACTTTTGGCCAAGGCTCTAATCGCCGTAAAGCAGAGCAATTAGCTGCCAAAGCTATGCTGGAACAATTGCGTTCTCGATAA